The Arabidopsis thaliana chromosome 5, partial sequence genomic interval GAAACTTTTGGTAGATATTAAAAAGTACCATGTACTGTGTATGGAATTGGTTCATGGATCATATTAAAGACATAGCATTGTCCTTTTCACACTTAATTTGGCGATACAGAGATTGGAATCTTATTTAGGCTTATTAATAGTCAAATCTATAAACAtggaaatattttgaatatttaatgaaatataaGTACATTAATGAGGAACcaaagcaaaaccaaatccTATCATGAACATTTAACTGACAACTTTATGCTGATTAATTATCAAAtctaacaaatattaatataattaacaaagtttaaggaaaaaaataagaaggataaaaccaaatcttgttgggaaaaaaaaaaattccaccTTCCCAGCTCCTTCCTTTGGTATATAAACCCCACAATACCCATCAACCCTCGCAATAgagaatatttatataagtcACAATGGAGGTAATTACTTGCTTGGACTGCAAGAAACGAACCGATACGGTAATTGATTATCGATCTGGGGATACAATCTGCACAGAATGTGGTTTAATCCTCGATTCCCACTATATTGTCGATTCTTTTGACCGAAATATCTCATATATGACTCCTTCTATCAGGACCAAACACAAGGTCGGCACAAACGTTCTCATCAagaaccctaaccctaaagACAAAGCCTCCTCCATAAGCTTCAGGGTCTCATCACCATCTTGCTGCAGTCATTATGCTCTTCTAGAAGTAGAAGTTCATCACACGAGGTTGATCGAGGAGctaggttttaaaaaaaaaaaaccaatttgaTTGTCGTtacttattattatatattcattattgtttgtatatttaatcttgatttatttaattaagtGCTCGTGAGATTTGATTGTCTTGCAGTTTACTTGAGATAGATGTCTGATTACGAAAGCATCATCTCTCAAACTTCGGATTTTCAATGATCTACCATGTCTTTGATGCCGTGATGAAGTCTCTTTTGGAGGTGactcatatattattttaactatctaagaattaatttgttttgagttgTCTTAAGTTTATATCTACTGCAAATTGGGGCTTATGAATCTATATATTGTTCTACAGACATCTCAGTAGCCGCATGAGTCGTGGAGCCTGAGGATCAGCAATCAAGGTTAATTACCGAAAACCGGGAACTAATTTGCTAATTTCACATGAGTATTTAGGAGTTTTCTTACATCTTATTGTTCTATAAAAATTGATATGTTCcaagaaaatataacaaattagatttattGTATAGTTGGTGaaatgtatctttttttttggagctTTTACAGAAATTGGTACTTTTTGgcccaaaaattaaaaattgagcACTTTTACAATGGGCTTATGGGATAAGGCATTTTCTGTGAGATGGATTGACCAAATTCCCCGTAAAattatttcttcatcatctttttcttcgaCAACTCACAAACATCTCTACCACCAACACCCATGTTCCGATTAATCCAATAAACTCAATTAAATACTTGTTTatggaaaaaaactaaaccctaaatggATACTATATAGTGAACCCAAGGGATCCAATCCAAAACCATAATCAAATCTAGTAAAATTTCaatagttttctttcttccgtTTGTAAAATAAAGTAAGAGATGATCAAATTGTGATTCATATTGacatattaaaattcaaagaagGTATGGATGATAACCCTCTGCTTCGtcgaagaaaaagattgaacACGCATAGATCTgaacttcaaaattttggttgaGGTGATGGAGAAGCAATTGAGCATAAATGTACATAGGTACCTCGACGTGCAGACCAATCCTTTTGCTAGATTCTATTCACAAGACATGAGGAAAGGCTTTAACATTCGTGACACCAAGTAATGTCCTCATATGGATGATAAAGGAACTCAGCATCGACCtcttagaaaaaataaagcttCAATTATTCATTGAAACAGGTTTCTCTGATTTGGGAGACTCGTAGGCGATGTTAACGAAGCCCGAAAAGAAGCTTGACTCTTTAGAGGTATACGAGGCTACTTTTGATAATGAATTgggaaaagacaaaaaaaccACGGAATATTAAAGTCAGTTTAAGTGAGGGTAAAATCGTAAAAACCTTGTAGAAAGAAGTACCTAAATCAATAACGCATATGAGATATGCCTATTTCAACAAAAGCATAGACTTTAATGTGTCGATCCCATAATTGATCCTTTTTTTGTCATGCTAATCTTCTTAGTATAATTGATGAAATATATCTAATACTAAAAATCATGACACTTGTCAATCCATTTATAAAAGTactataaaaccaaaattaaaattaattgtttaaaagGTTACATATACGTAACATTTTTTTGGGGGTAAATATTACATGTACTAGATGTACGTatatttaaatagttttttttcttcaaataaaaatcgttggactaatttaattttggagTGAACAAACCTACTAGATATAGGTAAGACGTCTGAGCCGAAGCTTAAGTGGCCAAGTGACCCACACAGATTGTTTGTACAATGAACTCAAAATTTTTTGACCAAAACTCGGAATTATGACGAGTTTACATTATTTACCCTTAAACCGAGACATTGTCGCATGAAGAATCTTGggtttagaaattttaaatttttttctttctaagaaagaaaataaagacaGACATATAAAAGAGGAAAAAGCACCATGCGCGTTGTAGTATAATTGGAATGGCCTATGGGTTTCAATTCATATTGAAATCTTTTATGAAAGTTTTAAAGAGAGAGGTCACATGGTGTAGTTAAGCAAAAGGGACTAACAAGTCACAATCATCTTGACCATGAAATACTTACACGatacatatatgcatatacACATGTACATACAATATGTGCATGGGtgtgacaaaataaaatgtagtTATTTCCGATAcgtatatgatatatcaaatttgtaaATGAGTGACATCCTAAAGGGGATATACATAAAACACACCTCACATGCATCATATATACTGATGTACCGTGTACGTATCTCTTCCTTCTTTACTTTTATGTCAACTTTCTATCTTTAGTTTTGTAGTCTAATACTTAAGTAGaaaatcttttgttgtttttcattttaaggtttgttttctctccAGTTGCtacaattatttataaaaagacttaaaattcaattcaaaaaaagaacataaaaagGAATACTGTTCTAGACTTCTAATTCTAGACTATATCATATGGTTTAAAATTCAGAACTGATTAAGCTATCAATCACTAAAAGCAcctaaaaataacaagaatccttaatttgttttgaggAAACCCATAACACATCATCCATATATAAGACATTTTCTAATccgattttctttttttgacatactctaatacaaatatacaattttacattttataatttaaaatgataattcgaatttaatttttttgaaagactctttttctttttacaaatttttcaTGTTCATTTGTTGTCGCAAAATCAGGTAAGCTTTGTAACTGATGGTGACCGATTTCATTCTTTTCGTTcgtcaaaatcaaacattataCATCGTGACTACCTAAAAACCATATTAGGTTCAAAATACGTAACACATTGAAAAAAGCTTAATGAAAAACATTATCATAATTTAATATGAAcattatgaaacaaaattatcttcCTTCTGATCAGATGATCCATAAATCTCGATTAACTTTTGCAACACCACGACTTGTCCCCTAAGTCTGACAATGTAATCCGCAGTTTCTTGAAACAACTGTTCCGTCTCTCCAACACTGGAATCTTCTTCCACGTAAGCATCTTGACGACTCTGCTCCGTCATCTTCGAcggcggaggaagaagactCTTAAGCGCCTGAAGCTTCTCCGAGAACTTTTCTCCTCCACTTGTTCTTCTGTTTCCAAATTTCTtgcttgttcttcttcctcctctggaTCTTTGAGTTTTCAAGATTCTCATCgtgaagaacaagaacataGGATTTAGATTCTTTGTttgaagaggaaaagaaaaaggatcGGGGTTTATGTACGATTGGTTATTCGTTAATAACCCTTAAGTTATTGTTTATTACGATAGTACCACTGGTGGTGGTTTCATTCCTTTGATTGTCGTTTTGTACTTTTTTCTTGGTCCCTTGTGGACTTGTGTGGGGTATTTCAagtcaaataaaatatctcGATAATATCTTAATATCACGTGCTCGTCAAATATCTCTCAGAGGAATATCCTAAAATAGTTCTTCAAttgcaaaatataaatataaaaatcaaccataatattttttttcagaaataaattttacacattGTTTAATCTTTAGCTATTGTTTCATTAATCGAATTGTATATTGAGAGTTATGAAAATCATTCAACCGATTAAGTAGCCAAAAGAGAAGTGGATGAAGAGTGCGCATTTGCCATATGACAGCAAAAGCCTGAGCCTTCTGTGACGGCACATGATCATATGTTCGAgcaatatcattttattttccaaattttgcCCCTCAAGAACTTTATCCGTAATCCATTATTTACTAACATATGTTATTGACCAGTAAAATATGTTAGTAAATAATGGATGACGGAAGGGCATTTTGGTACACAAAAGTGACATAAGTAGCGTATTAAAATGTGCTTCGTAGAGAGGTGTTGCATGTGAGCCAGCAAAACCTCATTTGAAATATGAGAACCAGGGAATTGAACCGAAAACTGGTTTGGTTAAAGGGCATGTGAAGGCACATGGGAGAAGGAGACAGAGAAGGAAGGCATGCATGGAAGTGAACAGAGAGCATGTTCTGTATATTCCCTGCATGCACAtaacttccttttcttttaatgtataaataagattatatattacataacATATTTAAcatcttacaaaaaaaaaactaaaaatactTATACATTATAACAtggttttaagattttgattagtttaatAAGTAATCTAAAGGGAAgtggattttctttttataatttcgATTTGGTGCACATGGTTTACTATCCAGATTTCAGGTTAATAGCATGTGTTTAGCTGTTACTCCACGTGACTGATTTGTGTAATTGGGTACATTGATTAacaattatcaaattttgcaattatatttatgtataattAAGGACTAATGAACAAGAATTAAAGAGTAGTGCAATGTTTCTAATATTAGCCTTATTGTCACGTAATACTGTATATGTTTAGAATCTGATTTAGTTGATcattttataaccaaaatattcaTTGCTAAACGTGCTCGTACATGTTTTACACCTATACTTGAATTAGAGAGTCGAACATTCCATACTGCACTGATAAAAAAGTTGattccaatttttatttgattttttctctaaatGTACATggaaaatataacaaaacaaaccagtTGCACCTTAATGTAGAcaagttttgttaatttaaaatgCAAACCATACTGAACTACTGTATATTAAAGAGTTAAACCAAAATATGGAAGTATATATGGGTTTATCAGAACAaaaggttttgggttttgttttgtttgtttgatgaaaGTGGAAGTGAGGGACAATATGATATAGGGAAGGGacaatctatttattttattttgtcataaataagtaaaaatattagaaagaaaTTTAGATGTTGACGAGACTTCTTTTCGTCCCCTTTGTGTTTCCTTCGACACTCACCATTttgtataatcaaaattagtaAGCATCTGATTATGGGACTAGGAATTGCCTATACTTTTTTAGTGTTCTCAAACAATAACACGTTGTTTCACTTTTAACCATTGAAAtctggcaaaaaaaaaaaaaaacagaaatatacatatatatatcattgacccacataaaacatatatatagacacaaatatatatatatatatatatatatatatatatatatatatcttattatataaagtatggttttgaaaattacTAACTCATAGGATTATGCCATGTGTCAAGTCTATCGATCAGATATTGACAcgtgtaagaaaataattaactttttccttcttaaagaaatagaaaactaaaaaataaatcattattaacatatactaattcatatgtctatatctaagatatattacattttatttttcttaaccaaaaggaaaattaaccaaaaatatttatatatgttattggtcaaatttttaatgtgtatggtattaacaatttttttattattattaattatgttttgttaattgttaataatttttaatattaactaagatatagatttgatctcatatatatattattttgacatgaaatcattatcaagtaagatgaagtgtgtagaattaaaatcgagttttttataaaatacatagttaaattgtattacaaaattgaatatgtaagataaaaatttattcttttcttctaaatactaaattataataaagaaaagtgtGTAGGTTACTATTTACacttcaaatatcatcaataagattgAATGggtataataaaataaaatgcataagactactattttactattcaaaattatatatcaagaacaatgtatagattattattttattattcaaaatttaagtaTTATCGATAAAAAATTACAGTTACATTTTACAcccgcctatttaggcgggccttatcaagtatatatatatatatatatctttaattagagtctttttcctttgtttttaatatttgatgttCAAAGTTTTTGCGTACAGATTagaaatcatttaatttttgtatattttaaaccaaaacatattcgactaaataaaaaaataatcttcaGAATATCAATCGTAAAAGtcaataaaaactaattactTTTGCattaagaaccaaaaatatcatctATTTTCAAgagagatttgcaaaactatcctTTTTTTACTATCTTTTTGCAATAATGcccttttatattgtttatttttaaaaatatctcttcccttgaacagaatgaccaaattaccctcattTAATAAGAACATGTACTTGGAAACTTTcagtttcccgccaaatttttggcgccaaaaaaaaaaatttccgtcccgccaaaaaaaaaaaaattccgcCAAACattttttcccgccaaaattttttctcgtaatttttttttcccagccaaaaaatgcttttaaaaatccttgtaaatttttttaaaactcttttaaaaaaccttgaaaagttttttaaaagctttggtAGTTGCTAAAAAGcattgtaaatcattttaaaacctcttaaaatctttataaagtctttaaaaacataggtaaatactttaaaaccccttttttaacctttgtaaatcattttaaagctttttacaatagttttacaatcgttttttaagcataagtaagtagcattgaatgatttacaagagattttaaaagcttataaaagggtaaaacatgatttacaagggatttaaaaAAGGTTAtcatggtttacaatcgttttttaagcataagtaagtggcattgaatgatttacaaagaattttaaaagcttataaaagggtaaaacatgatttacaatcttttttaaagcataagtaagtggcatagaatgatttacaaggatttttaaaaaaagttagcatggtttacaatgttttttaaagcataagtaagtgacattggaatgatttacaagggattttaaaagcttataaaagggtaaaacataatttataatcgtttttaaagcataagtaagtggcataaaatgatttacaagggattttaaaagtgtttgtatggtttacaatcgttttaaagcataagtaggtgacattgaatgatttaccagggattttaaaaggggttaaaatgatttacattcgtttttaaagcataagtaaatgtcaaaaaatgatttccaaggaattttaaatctttgtaaatccttttaaaactcttaaaagtctttacaaacattttttaactcttagaaaaagaattgtaagtatttaaaacatttataactctttttgaaccattttaaaactctcaaaaggttttaaaaagatttacaagagttttgaaaggatttttttataaatttttttaaaatcttttaaaaactcttgtacatcttttaaaaccctttaaaaatcccttgtaaatattttaaacacttttaaaccctttaaaaatctttaaaaaactcttgtaagtcttttaaagccctttaaaatcccttgtaaatcttttaaaacccttttaaaatctcttgtaaatcttttaaacccttttaaaatctcttgtaaatctttaaaatattttaaaactcttttaaaatcccttataaatttatttcccgccaaacaaaaaaaattacgggaaaaatgtttttgaatttttttttggcaggaaatGTTTTTTCGAAActttttggtgggaaaattttgacgggaaaaatgtttttggaaaaaaattttggcgggaaattttattttttgaaaaattttggcgggaaattttattttggaatattttaggcgaaaatattaatatttcattttgttaacctaaatcaatttacaaataagggtaaaatggtcattaaaaatttaaatagtgTATAATTGAAAAGGGTAAATAGAAAATGGTAGAATTGAAAAGGGGTAGTGTGAAAAGtgcattagaaaaaaaatttctaaaaaactTTATGCGttatttttggaagtttaaaaaaaaaagtcattttaaaataataaaaaaaattagtgtcATTTGTGTCAATCTccctaatatatatacatgtaaaattacagatttagaaaaaataaaagtattataaaattttattgaagTGTCAATctcccttttaaaatctcttgtaaatcttttaaaacccttttaaaatcccttgtaaatctatttcccgctaaaaagaaaatttttacaggaaaaatattttcgaattttttttttggcgggaaacttttttttcgaaatttttggCGGGAAGTTTTTTCCGAAATTTTTTGGCgaaaaattttattttagaatattttaggcgaaaaatattaatacttcattttattaacctaaatcaatttacaaa includes:
- a CDS encoding transcription factor UPBEAT-like protein (unknown protein; BEST Arabidopsis thaliana protein match is: unknown protein (TAIR:AT3G29370.1); Has 15 Blast hits to 15 proteins in 4 species: Archae - 0; Bacteria - 0; Metazoa - 0; Fungi - 0; Plants - 15; Viruses - 0; Other Eukaryotes - 0 (source: NCBI BLink).) — translated: MFLFFTMRILKTQRSRGGRRTSKKFGNRRTSGGEKFSEKLQALKSLLPPPSKMTEQSRQDAYVEEDSSVGETEQLFQETADYIVRLRGQVVVLQKLIEIYGSSDQKEDNFVS
- a CDS encoding TFIIB zinc-binding protein (TFIIB zinc-binding protein; FUNCTIONS IN: transcription regulator activity, zinc ion binding; INVOLVED IN: regulation of transcription, DNA-dependent, regulation of transcription, transcription initiation; CONTAINS InterPro DOMAIN/s: Transcription factor TFIIB related (InterPro:IPR000812), Zinc finger, TFIIB-type (InterPro:IPR013137); BEST Arabidopsis thaliana protein match is: Cyclin-like family protein (TAIR:AT3G29380.1); Has 88 Blast hits to 88 proteins in 15 species: Archae - 0; Bacteria - 0; Metazoa - 0; Fungi - 0; Plants - 88; Viruses - 0; Other Eukaryotes - 0 (source: NCBI BLink).), which translates into the protein MEVITCLDCKKRTDTVIDYRSGDTICTECGLILDSHYIVDSFDRNISYMTPSIRTKHKVGTNVLIKNPNPKDKASSISFRVSSPSCCSHYALLEVEVHHTRLIEELVLVRFDCLAVYLR